The Centroberyx gerrardi isolate f3 chromosome 19, fCenGer3.hap1.cur.20231027, whole genome shotgun sequence genome has a segment encoding these proteins:
- the klhl43 gene encoding kelch-like protein 31 isoform X2 — protein sequence MAPKKKAPRQKKPVPAPLKVESRGDGVVVVESGAKKIEQMAALDIVQLNSLNLPLPPPVIKPGERGLGLGSELTRPLHGNALLEELSKMRQERFLTDLELACKTKAFDVHKLVISSVSQYFREILAKDPGMKRLELPSLSPLGLANVITFAYLGRVHMSLYTIGCTVSAAATLQIPQLLKMCMDFLLAELNVQTCVYIWNIAAAYGLLPVRDAARRFVLDNFVQFSETPLFTQLTLEQISAFLQDDGLMLPSEVTAFQLTMKWLDFDPTRQVHAAELLSYVRFETIPASELVSQIQPVARMMLDPQCHRLLVDAMNYHLLPYQQNTLQSRRTQVRSGQQTLLTVGGRPSITERALSREVLWRDPREGGATWRHLSQLPAKSFNQCVAVMDGFLYVAGGEDQNDARNQAKHAVSTLSRYDPRFNTWLHLASMRQRRTHFSLAATGGRLFAIGGRNVEGLLATTESYLPSSNTWQMRAPMEVPRCCHSSATLPSGDILVSGGYINCAYSRSVACYNIESDSWTEKAPLETPRGWHCSATLGGKVYVVGGSQLGPGGERVDVLSVEVFSPESGAWSRAASLPLGVSTAGLSPLAEKLYLLGGWNEAEKRYKAAVQRYDPATDSWSAAEDLPEPTVGVSCCTLTLPPRHAPRRQQHRNTPAHEEQQQPGKNRSRESSVAPPQIITA from the exons ATGGCCCCCAAGAAGAAGGCCCCGCGTCAGAAGAAG CCCGTCCCCGCCCCGCTGAAGGTGGAGAGCCGCGGCGACggcgtggtggtggtggagagcGGGGCGAAGAAGATCGAGCAGATGGCGGCGCTGGACATCGTTCAGCTGAACAGCCTCAAcctgccgctgccgccgcccGTCATCAAGCCCGGGGAGCGCGGCCTGGGCCTGGGCAGCGAGCTGACCCGCCCCCTGCACGGGAACGCCCTGCTGGAGGAGCTCAGCAAGATGCGGCAGGAGAG gttCCTGACTGACCTGGAGCTGGCCTGTAAGACCAAGGCCTTCGACGTCCACAAGCTGGTCATCTCCTCCGTCAGCCAGTACTTCAGGGAGATCCTGGCCAAGGACCCCGGGATGAAGCGCCTGGagctgccctccctctccccgctGG gtTTGGCCAACGTCATCACCTTTGCCTATCTGGGCCGCGTCCACATGTCCCTCTACACCATCGGCTGCACCGTCTCGGCCGCCGCCACCCTGCAGATCCCCCAGCTGCTCAAGATGTGCATGGACTTCCTGCTGGCCGAGCTCAACGTCCAGACCTGCGTCTACATCTGGAACATCGCCGCCGCCTACGGCCTGCTGCCGGTGCGCGACGCCGCCCGCCGCTTCGTCCTGGACAACTTCGTGCAGTTCTCGGAGACGCCGCTGTTCACCCAGCTGACCCTGGAGCAGATCTCCGCCTTCCTGCAGGACGACGGGCTGATGCTGCCCTCCGAGGTCACCGCCTTCCAg CTGACCATGAAGTGGCTGGACTTCGACCCGACGCGTCAGGTTCACGCCGCGGAGCTGCTGTCCTACGTGCGCTTCGAGACCATCCCCGCCAGCGAGCTGGTGAGCCAGATCCAGCCGGTCGCCCGCATGATGCTGGACCCTCAGTGTCACCGCCTGCTGGTGGACGCCATGAACTACCACCTGCTGCCCTACCAGCAGAACACCCTGCAGTCCCGCCGCACGCAGGTCCGCAGCGGGCAGCAGACCCTGCTCACCGTCGGCGGCCGCCCCTCCATCACCGAGCGCGCCCTCAGCCGAGag GTGCTGTGGAGAGACCCTCGTGAGGGAGGAGCCACCTGGCGCCACCTGTCCCAGCTGCCTGCTAAGAGCTTCAACCAGTGCGTGGCTGTGATGGACGGCTTCCTGTAcgtggcaggaggagaggaccaGAACGACGCCCGCAACCAGGCCAAGCACGCTGTCAGCACCCTCAGCAG ATATGATCCTCGCTTCAACACCTGGCTCCACCTGGCCAGCATGCGCCAGCGCCGCACCCACTTCTCCCTGGCAGCCACCGGCGGCCGCCTGTTCGCCATCGGCGGCCGCAACGTGGAGGGCCTGCTGGCCACCACCGAGAGCTACCTGCCCTCCTCCAACACCTGGCAGATGCGCGCGCCCATGGAGGTGCCCCGCTGCTGCCACTCCAGCGCCACCCTGCCCTCCGGAGACATCCTGGTGAGCGGCGGCTACATCAACTGCGCCTACTCCCGCTCGGTGGCGTGCTACAACATCGAGTCCGACTCCTGGACGGAGAAGGCCCCGCTGGAGACGCCCCGCGGCTGGCACTGCTCCGCCACCCTGGGGGGGAAGGTGTACGTGGTGGGAGGGAGCCAGCTGGGACCGGGCGGCGAGCGCGTGGACGTGCTCTCCGTGGAGGTGTTCTCGCCGGAGAGCGGAGCGTGGAGCCGCGCGGCCTCGCTCCCTCTCGGCGTGAGCACCGCCGGCCTGTCGCCGCTGGCCGAGAAGCTCTACCTGCTGGGAGGCTGGAACGAGGCGGAGAAGCGCTACAAGGCGGCCGTGCAGAGGTACGACCCCGCCACAGACAGCTGGTCGGCGGCAGAGGATCTGCCCGAGCCCACGGTGGGAGTGTCCTGCTGCACCCTGACCCTGCCGCCGCGCCACGCGCCGCGCCGCCAGCAGCACCGCAACACCCCGGCCCACGAAGAGCAGCAACAGCCTGGGAAgaacaggagcagagagagcagcgtGGCTCCACCACAGATCATCACcgcctag
- the klhl43 gene encoding kelch-like protein 31 isoform X1, translated as MAPKKKAPRQKKVAVETIAQVDMEPVPAPLKVESRGDGVVVVESGAKKIEQMAALDIVQLNSLNLPLPPPVIKPGERGLGLGSELTRPLHGNALLEELSKMRQERFLTDLELACKTKAFDVHKLVISSVSQYFREILAKDPGMKRLELPSLSPLGLANVITFAYLGRVHMSLYTIGCTVSAAATLQIPQLLKMCMDFLLAELNVQTCVYIWNIAAAYGLLPVRDAARRFVLDNFVQFSETPLFTQLTLEQISAFLQDDGLMLPSEVTAFQLTMKWLDFDPTRQVHAAELLSYVRFETIPASELVSQIQPVARMMLDPQCHRLLVDAMNYHLLPYQQNTLQSRRTQVRSGQQTLLTVGGRPSITERALSREVLWRDPREGGATWRHLSQLPAKSFNQCVAVMDGFLYVAGGEDQNDARNQAKHAVSTLSRYDPRFNTWLHLASMRQRRTHFSLAATGGRLFAIGGRNVEGLLATTESYLPSSNTWQMRAPMEVPRCCHSSATLPSGDILVSGGYINCAYSRSVACYNIESDSWTEKAPLETPRGWHCSATLGGKVYVVGGSQLGPGGERVDVLSVEVFSPESGAWSRAASLPLGVSTAGLSPLAEKLYLLGGWNEAEKRYKAAVQRYDPATDSWSAAEDLPEPTVGVSCCTLTLPPRHAPRRQQHRNTPAHEEQQQPGKNRSRESSVAPPQIITA; from the exons ATGGCCCCCAAGAAGAAGGCCCCGCGTCAGAAGAAGGTCGCCGTGGAAACCATCGCTCAGGTCGACATGGAGCCCGTCCCCGCCCCGCTGAAGGTGGAGAGCCGCGGCGACggcgtggtggtggtggagagcGGGGCGAAGAAGATCGAGCAGATGGCGGCGCTGGACATCGTTCAGCTGAACAGCCTCAAcctgccgctgccgccgcccGTCATCAAGCCCGGGGAGCGCGGCCTGGGCCTGGGCAGCGAGCTGACCCGCCCCCTGCACGGGAACGCCCTGCTGGAGGAGCTCAGCAAGATGCGGCAGGAGAG gttCCTGACTGACCTGGAGCTGGCCTGTAAGACCAAGGCCTTCGACGTCCACAAGCTGGTCATCTCCTCCGTCAGCCAGTACTTCAGGGAGATCCTGGCCAAGGACCCCGGGATGAAGCGCCTGGagctgccctccctctccccgctGG gtTTGGCCAACGTCATCACCTTTGCCTATCTGGGCCGCGTCCACATGTCCCTCTACACCATCGGCTGCACCGTCTCGGCCGCCGCCACCCTGCAGATCCCCCAGCTGCTCAAGATGTGCATGGACTTCCTGCTGGCCGAGCTCAACGTCCAGACCTGCGTCTACATCTGGAACATCGCCGCCGCCTACGGCCTGCTGCCGGTGCGCGACGCCGCCCGCCGCTTCGTCCTGGACAACTTCGTGCAGTTCTCGGAGACGCCGCTGTTCACCCAGCTGACCCTGGAGCAGATCTCCGCCTTCCTGCAGGACGACGGGCTGATGCTGCCCTCCGAGGTCACCGCCTTCCAg CTGACCATGAAGTGGCTGGACTTCGACCCGACGCGTCAGGTTCACGCCGCGGAGCTGCTGTCCTACGTGCGCTTCGAGACCATCCCCGCCAGCGAGCTGGTGAGCCAGATCCAGCCGGTCGCCCGCATGATGCTGGACCCTCAGTGTCACCGCCTGCTGGTGGACGCCATGAACTACCACCTGCTGCCCTACCAGCAGAACACCCTGCAGTCCCGCCGCACGCAGGTCCGCAGCGGGCAGCAGACCCTGCTCACCGTCGGCGGCCGCCCCTCCATCACCGAGCGCGCCCTCAGCCGAGag GTGCTGTGGAGAGACCCTCGTGAGGGAGGAGCCACCTGGCGCCACCTGTCCCAGCTGCCTGCTAAGAGCTTCAACCAGTGCGTGGCTGTGATGGACGGCTTCCTGTAcgtggcaggaggagaggaccaGAACGACGCCCGCAACCAGGCCAAGCACGCTGTCAGCACCCTCAGCAG ATATGATCCTCGCTTCAACACCTGGCTCCACCTGGCCAGCATGCGCCAGCGCCGCACCCACTTCTCCCTGGCAGCCACCGGCGGCCGCCTGTTCGCCATCGGCGGCCGCAACGTGGAGGGCCTGCTGGCCACCACCGAGAGCTACCTGCCCTCCTCCAACACCTGGCAGATGCGCGCGCCCATGGAGGTGCCCCGCTGCTGCCACTCCAGCGCCACCCTGCCCTCCGGAGACATCCTGGTGAGCGGCGGCTACATCAACTGCGCCTACTCCCGCTCGGTGGCGTGCTACAACATCGAGTCCGACTCCTGGACGGAGAAGGCCCCGCTGGAGACGCCCCGCGGCTGGCACTGCTCCGCCACCCTGGGGGGGAAGGTGTACGTGGTGGGAGGGAGCCAGCTGGGACCGGGCGGCGAGCGCGTGGACGTGCTCTCCGTGGAGGTGTTCTCGCCGGAGAGCGGAGCGTGGAGCCGCGCGGCCTCGCTCCCTCTCGGCGTGAGCACCGCCGGCCTGTCGCCGCTGGCCGAGAAGCTCTACCTGCTGGGAGGCTGGAACGAGGCGGAGAAGCGCTACAAGGCGGCCGTGCAGAGGTACGACCCCGCCACAGACAGCTGGTCGGCGGCAGAGGATCTGCCCGAGCCCACGGTGGGAGTGTCCTGCTGCACCCTGACCCTGCCGCCGCGCCACGCGCCGCGCCGCCAGCAGCACCGCAACACCCCGGCCCACGAAGAGCAGCAACAGCCTGGGAAgaacaggagcagagagagcagcgtGGCTCCACCACAGATCATCACcgcctag